Part of the Streptomyces sp. HSG2 genome, TCCAAAGCGACCTGGTCGATGTAGGGGATGGGGCGGCCGGTCTCCGAGGGGCGCATCGGGCCGGTGTGCCCGACCTGGGTGCAGAAGGGTACGCCCAGTTCGACGCAAGCGGTGTAGAGCGGGTAGTACAACCGGTCGGTGGGCGGCAGTTGCCACAACCAGGGGACGATCCGCAGTGCCACGAAGTCGAGTTCCGTCACGGCTCGGCGCAACTCCCTTACCGCCCGCACCGGTCGGGTGAGGTCCACCCCGGCCACACCGCGCAGCCGGCCTCCGGACCTGGCGACGAAGTCGGCCACCTCGTCGTTGTCGATCAAGGGTCCCCCAGGGCCGTACCAGGCGGCCGACAGGCCCACCTCGACGCCGGCCTCCGCCATGGCGGCCACGGTGACCTCTACCGGCAAGGGTTCGGTCGGTCGCTCCGAACCCGTCCACCGACGCAGGGAATCGAACATCTCGTGGTCGGAGTGGCGGAGAGTCGGGTGCTGCATCCACGCGTCGACGACGGACATCGGCGTTCGCCTCCCTGAGGGCGCTC contains:
- a CDS encoding amidohydrolase family protein, producing the protein MSVVDAWMQHPTLRHSDHEMFDSLRRWTGSERPTEPLPVEVTVAAMAEAGVEVGLSAAWYGPGGPLIDNDEVADFVARSGGRLRGVAGVDLTRPVRAVRELRRAVTELDFVALRIVPWLWQLPPTDRLYYPLYTACVELGVPFCTQVGHTGPMRPSETGRPIPYIDQVALDFPELAIVCGHIGYPWTAEMIAVADKHPNVHIDTSAYTVRRYPRELVEYLRGRGRRKVLFGTNYPMITPSRALEHLDELGLDEETTELFLSGNARRVFGL